In a genomic window of Lycium ferocissimum isolate CSIRO_LF1 chromosome 9, AGI_CSIRO_Lferr_CH_V1, whole genome shotgun sequence:
- the LOC132032164 gene encoding F-box protein PP2-B13-like, protein MLSPKTNYATYLVFKLVNHMFHGLDYANAIIRFVNYESDTETENQANTVKLSSGNIPKMRRDGWMEVELGYFGSKKGYDGLVEARLLEIKRLHYKGGLIVEGIEFCPKIIEYTSSDVDMVDLGF, encoded by the coding sequence ATGTTGTCACCAAAGACTAATTATGCTACTTATTTGGTGTTCAAATTGGTAAATCATATGTTCCATGGACTTGACTATGCTAATGCAATTATTAGGTTTGTTAATTATGAGAGTGACACTGAGACTGAAAACCAAGCAAATACTGTGAAACTTTCAAGTGGGAATATTCCAAAAATGAGAAGAGATGGATGGATGGAAGTAGAATTGGGATACTTTGGTAGCAAGAAAGGTTATGATGGACTTGTTGAAGCAAGACTGCTTGAGATTAAACGTCTTCATTACAAAGGTGGACTCATTGTTGAAGGGATTGAGTTTTGTCCCAAAATAATTGAATACACGTCTTCAGATGTGGATATGGTGGATCTGGGATTTTAA